DNA sequence from the Candidatus Hydrogenedentota bacterium genome:
AGCTTGAGCGTGAGCGCCAGAGTGTCTCCGCCGACCTGACCCCGTGGCAGCGCGTTGAACTCGCGCGCCACGCACAACGCCCTAAAATGCTCGATTACACGTCTCGAATCTTCGAGGATTTCATCGAGCTTCATGGCGACCGCTGTTCCGGAGAGGATACCGCCATGGTCGGGGGAATCGCCCGCTACAAGGGGCAGTCCGTCATTTTGGTCGGCACACAAAAAGGCACGTCGACCGAAGACAAGATTTACCGAAAATTTGGGATGTCCCACCCGCAGGGATACCGCAAGGCATTGCGGTTGTTCGAGATGGCGGAGCGCCTGCACCTGCCGATTGTCACGCTCGTTGATACGCCCGCCGCGCACCCGGATCCCGAAGCCGAAGAGCACGGCCAAGGGCCTGCCATCGCCGCGAACCTTCTGTACCTCATGCGCGTGAAAACTCCGGTGTTCTCTGTCATCCTCGGTGAAGGTGGGAGCGGCGGCGCGCTAGGCATTGCCGTCGGCGACTGGGTCGCAATGTTCGAGCACGCCATTTACGTAATCTGCCCGCCCGAACGCTGTGCCGAAATCCTTTGGCGTGACGCGTCGAAAAAGGAGCTCGCCGCAGCCGCGCTTAAGATCACAGCGCACGACCTCAAGTCCCTGGGCGTCATCGATTCGGTCTTGCCCGAGCCGAAGGGCGGGGCGCACCGGGACCCGGACGGCGCCGCGGCCGCGCTCTCCGCGGAGATCGCCACGTTTCTCGCCAAGGCAGAAGCGGGGGAATGGACACCCCAACGACGGCAACAAAAGTTCCGGCGCATGGGGGTATGGAGCGAGGCGTCCTGAACAAGCGGCGCAATGCCCCTGACGCCAATGCAACCTCGTGCCGAATCACCGTCCGCGTCCAACCGCGGGCATCTCGCAATGGATGTTCCGTGGAGAGTGACGGACGTGTCCGCGTTGCAGTAACCGCTCCCCCCGTCGACAGCGAAGCCAACGACGCTGTAGTGGCGTTCATTGCAGACTGTCTCGCACTTCCAAAACGATCCGTTCGAGTTGTCGTAGGCGCGAAATCGCGGAACAAGACGATTGCCGTCGACGGCTTGGACCTCGATGTGGTCGTTCGCCGCCTTCGCGAGAACGCCTGATTATGCCGCGCGTATCTCCGCTTGCGCAGGCGCGCAACGAAGCGCTCGAAATCCTTCGCGCAAGCAATTGCCGCGGTGCGCGAGCCCTTGCGATGTTCCCAACGTCATTCGCACCCAACGCCGTCGGCGACGCCCGATGCTGTGTCGATATGCATGGCCGTGCCGAGACGCTGACTGTCTGGGTCGGGATATCCGAGTCCGAACCGATGCTCCGCGCGGGGTTCGTGGCAGCCGCCGCGTACCTGGAAATCAAGACTGCTCTCCTGTTGGGCGAAGGCGTTCCGGTTTGCACGCCGTCCAAGCCCGCCTCGCTATACGCCGTGGAGGACCACATCAATCTGCTGGGCGACAGTCCGCTCATCGGCTCCCACGACCCCACACTCGGCCCTCGTTTTCCCGACATGACACAGGCGTATTCGCCAGAACTCCTTTGTGTGGCGCGTAGTTACGTCGATTTTCCCGGTTGCGTATATGCCGGCCACGCAGCCGGCGACATGAATTTAACGGACAAGAAAGAGAAACTTGCGGCGATGGGCGCGCACTTCGCCGGCCCTTGGTTTGTGCCGGAACTAATCGCAGTGAATCGGGTATACACAAAAGTAGTTGCGTTTGTGCGGCCTGTGCGTGCACACTACGGGCAGAGGGTAGGGGCGCCCTTGGATGACAACGATGTCTTTTCGGCTTTTAAGGAGATCGTGACGCGCATAATCTCGCACCCGGGCGCAAGGGGCCACGGCGTCAGCGTCCGAAGCAATTCGTGAAATAATATGCTCAACTAGTAAAATATGTAATCTAATTATTAAGATTTAGTATTTTCATATCGTTCTGTGTTATAAGTGAGCATATTGGAGTAGTATATGTTTACTCGTATTATTCGATCACTGTTCTTTATCGCCTGCACCATTACTGGCGGAATGTGGGCGAGCTACTTAATTGATCAGTACAGCGAGCGCGCCGCCGACCGGTTGACGCGCGAGGCCGTGCTGGCGTCCGCCGTCGCACGGGGCGACTACACTCCATCGCCCCCGTCGGATACAGAGGCCCACGAAGACGACTTCGAAATGGATGACGCGGCACGAGCGGCCGCCGAGAAACAGTTGCCGCCGGGGAAAAAATCGGAAATCCTTAAGTATGTTGAACATAGCGTAATGCCGCGGCATACCGCGCGGATCCTCATTGCGCTGGGCGGCCTTTGCGGCTTTCTGGTGGCGGTCGCCATTTCATTTGCCCTGCGGTTCGTTACGCAGGAGGCATTCGAACGGTTCTTTCCCGCGCTGGTCTCCGTCCTGCTCGCCATGGCCACGGGCTGGTTTCTCGCCTGGTACGTGGTCCAAAACTTTGGAGTCAAGGACCCGACCCTCCAAATCTATATCCAGGCGACGCTCGTGATTGTGTTTTTCTTCATTGGCGTGAACCTCGGTCTCACGCGCGCGTCGAGTTGGGAGAACTTGGTCCGCGCGGTCAGCCGGAAGAACTACGAAGGCCGCTACCCCAAGTTGCTTGATACGAGCGTTATCATCGACGGGCGCATCGCGGACATCGCGAAAGCGGGTTTCCTCGAGGGCGCGGTGATAGTGCCGCGCTTCGTGTTGCGCGAGCTGCAGTCGATCGCCGATTCGAACGATGGCTTGCGTCGCGCGCGTGGCCGGCGCGGGTTGGATGTGCTCAAACAATTGCAGGCGCCCGACAGCGGCGTCACCGTCGAAGTGGTCGAGGACGATCCGGAGCACGTGAATACCGTGGACGGCAAACTCATTGCATTCGCGAAGGACATCGGCGCCAAGGTAGTTACGAACGATCAAAACCTTTTGAAAGTCGCCCAAATCGACGGGGTCGCCGTCATGAACATTCACGACCTGGCGAACGCGCTCAAGACGGTTGTCCTGCCGGACGAACAAATGCACGTCCGAATTGTGCGCGAAGGCAAGGAGCCGATGCAGGGCGTCGGGTTCCTCGATGACGGGACGATGGTTGTCGTGGATGGCGGGCGAGATCATATCGGGAGCAACGTGGTGGCCACCGTCACGAGCGTGCTCCAAACGTCCAACGGCAAGATGATATTCACCCGGTTCCAATCTGCCGATCCTCAAAGCAGATCGGAAGGCATGCGGTCGAGCGCCTGACACCGGCGGCGCATGCACCCACGCACGCAACTGCTCATCCCCGCCGCAGGTATGGGGACGCGCCTCGGCGCGGACCGTCCGAAGGCCCTAATCGAACTTGCGGGCACGCCGTTGCTCGTCCGGACGCTGAGGCGCTTCGAGCCCCTCGGCCTCGTTGACGGCTGCGTCATTGCGGTCGCCGCGGTGGCGCGGGGCCGTTTCCAGGAATGTCTGGGAGCGAGCTTTCCGACCGCGAAGATTACTTTTGTTGACGGAGGCGCCGAGCGGCAGGACTCCGTTGCCAACTGCCTTGCCGCGTTGGAAACCTCGACCGAGATCGTTGTCATTCACGATGCGGCGCGCCCGTTTGTGCCGCTGCAGTCGATACGCGAGTCCATAGCGGCTGCGGCCGAGTTCGGCGCGGCGACCGTTGCGGTCC
Encoded proteins:
- a CDS encoding acetyl-CoA carboxylase carboxyltransferase subunit alpha, encoding MDLATAPKRDNTATSPLQFEKRLVELEGLLAKAKTEDERTTLAAELERERQSVSADLTPWQRVELARHAQRPKMLDYTSRIFEDFIELHGDRCSGEDTAMVGGIARYKGQSVILVGTQKGTSTEDKIYRKFGMSHPQGYRKALRLFEMAERLHLPIVTLVDTPAAHPDPEAEEHGQGPAIAANLLYLMRVKTPVFSVILGEGGSGGALGIAVGDWVAMFEHAIYVICPPERCAEILWRDASKKELAAAALKITAHDLKSLGVIDSVLPEPKGGAHRDPDGAAAALSAEIATFLAKAEAGEWTPQRRQQKFRRMGVWSEAS
- a CDS encoding DUF167 domain-containing protein gives rise to the protein MERGVLNKRRNAPDANATSCRITVRVQPRASRNGCSVESDGRVRVAVTAPPVDSEANDAVVAFIADCLALPKRSVRVVVGAKSRNKTIAVDGLDLDVVVRRLRENA
- a CDS encoding PIN domain-containing protein translates to MDDAARAAAEKQLPPGKKSEILKYVEHSVMPRHTARILIALGGLCGFLVAVAISFALRFVTQEAFERFFPALVSVLLAMATGWFLAWYVVQNFGVKDPTLQIYIQATLVIVFFFIGVNLGLTRASSWENLVRAVSRKNYEGRYPKLLDTSVIIDGRIADIAKAGFLEGAVIVPRFVLRELQSIADSNDGLRRARGRRGLDVLKQLQAPDSGVTVEVVEDDPEHVNTVDGKLIAFAKDIGAKVVTNDQNLLKVAQIDGVAVMNIHDLANALKTVVLPDEQMHVRIVREGKEPMQGVGFLDDGTMVVVDGGRDHIGSNVVATVTSVLQTSNGKMIFTRFQSADPQSRSEGMRSSA
- the ispD gene encoding 2-C-methyl-D-erythritol 4-phosphate cytidylyltransferase, encoding MHPRTQLLIPAAGMGTRLGADRPKALIELAGTPLLVRTLRRFEPLGLVDGCVIAVAAVARGRFQECLGASFPTAKITFVDGGAERQDSVANCLAALETSTEIVVIHDAARPFVPLQSIRESIAAAAEFGAATVAVPSIDTILIADDDAFLCDTPDRRTLWACQTPQTFRLDTLRRAHAAATREGFTGTDDASLVRRAGGRVKLVMGSPLNFKVTTPHDLELARCVVEGGIA